In Zalophus californianus isolate mZalCal1 chromosome 17, mZalCal1.pri.v2, whole genome shotgun sequence, one DNA window encodes the following:
- the LOC113936288 gene encoding leukocyte-associated immunoglobulin-like receptor 1 isoform X3, whose amino-acid sequence MSPHLTTVLALALCLGLVLQAQEGVLPRPSIWAEPGSVIPQGQPVTIVCQGPAKAETFRLEKEGNDLYPDVQNPQHETQARFPIPVASEDTAGLYRCLYHNGVAWSKRSEPLQLNVTGDPQMHWEDSNSPGLSTERVSILTGVSVTLFLCVFLLVLILLYYQHQKKHSPPGSKGEEQRPQERVSPAVDILERTPDLAAVDRLPEKDGEMLRTPTPTAGGPPDVTYAQLDHWILTQRTAQAASPRSMEPTAESSTYAALARH is encoded by the exons GGGTCCTGCCCAGACCCTCCATCTGGGCGGAGCCGGGCTCTGTGATCCCCCAGGGGCAGCCGGTGACCATTGTTTGCCAGGGACCCGCGAAGGCTGAGACATTCCgcctggagaaggagggaaatGACCTATACCCAGATGTGCAGAACCCACAGCATGAGACGCAGGCCAGATTCCCCATCCCCGTGGCGAGTGAAGACACTGCTGGGCTCTATCGCTGCCTCTATCATAACGGTGTCGCCTGGTCTAAACGCAGTGAGCCACTGCAGCTGAACGTGACAG GAGACCCACAGATGCACTGGGAGGACAGTAACAGTCCCG GCCTGTCAACAGAGCGTGTTTCTATCCTCACTGGGGTCTCTGTGACCTtgttcctttgtgtcttcctcctggTCCTCATCTTGCTCTATTATCAGCACCAGAAGAAACACA GCCCCCCCGGCAGCAAAGGTGAAGAGCAGAGGCCCCAGGAGAG GGTTAGCCCAGCTGTTGACATCCTAGAGAGGACACCAG ATCTGGCCGCAGTCGACAGACTTCCTGAAAAGGACGGGGAAATGCTTCGCACCCCA acccCTACTGCAGGAGGCCCCCCAGACGTGACATATGCTCAGCTGGACCACTGGATCCTCACACAGAGGACAGCCCAAGCCGCATCCCCGCGGTCCATGGAACCCACAGCTGAGTCCAGCACATATGCGGCCCTCGCCAGACACTGA